TACCGGGCTACCCCTCTTACCCGCAGAGATTTGGTTTTATAGTCTATACAAATGTTATTTTAGTTATATAACTCTTTCCACGTGAAATCAGTAAAAACTAGTAATACAGAAAATCTGTGAATAAAACACCGGTAATTTTTGAAGAATTATTTTTTCTTCTATTGAAATTATAAGCAGACCTAGGAGATTCTTGTCACTGGTGGTACAAGGTTTCTGGCAAAAGGTTTACTTCATTTAATTAATTAGCTTTAGAGAATCCACTCGCATTTAGTATCTTAGGAAAATTAATGAGTAGACTATTcacattttttttggggggtcTGAGCTACAAATATGAGGTACGTTTTAAATTTGCAATATTTTCTTAGTTATTACTTTGTTTTGCATATGACCGGTTAGCGTTGGTTGTACCTGTAATTAACTTTTAAATGACCTAATGATGTAAAATTCTGTTAATGTATTTCAGATTTTTGTAAGATTACAAAATATGATGGTACCAAACCATATAGTAAGAAATAATAAACACCAAAATTGTAAATACTTGCTTGTTTTTATTATTTATCATCAGCTTTAATTTCTTCATTGTaacatattttataaaaaacaaCAATTGTTTTTCCTGCAGCTTTGATTGAAAAGATGCTGCGAACAATATCAAAAATAAACAAGATCTACATACTCATCAGGGCAAAGGATAAAGGAGCTGCATTTGACAGATTAACAAGTGAAGTATGTTTAAATATGTTTTCTTACTACGGGAAAAAAAATGGAACTAGTTGCTACTCCTATTCAATAACATATTAGTGATAGATTGTAAAGAAGCCTGGGAGATACCGGCTATTTAGCGACGAAGTTCGtatctaatttctttttattttgtaattaattgtgaaataattatttatataccTTCTCTTGTCATCAGATTATAGAGTCAAAATTATTCAAATGCTTAGAAGAAATGCATGGCGAATATTATAAGCCATTCATACTAAGCAAAATCGTTCCTGTGATTGGAAATATATATGAGCCAAATCTTGGTATGGATATTATTGATGCTCAACAAATTGCTGAAGAAACTGATTTGATCATTGACTCTGCAGCAAACACTACATTTGATGAGAGGTTCTTCGTTTTTATTTTTCCCTATAAATTATTATTATAGAGGATAGACAAATTAACAAATTGGTTTGTATGAATTTTGTGTAATTAGCTTATAATTCCCTTGTGATATTTTTTTTAGGTATGATTTAGCTCTTGATGCTAATGTGAATGGTCCATATCAACTCATGATGTTTGCCAAGAAATGCAAGAAACTTAAACTTCTTATGCATTATTCCACAGGTATGCATTTGAATATTCTTCAATAAAACATATGTTTTGTAGATGAGTTTGTCACACACACACAACATATAGAACTTTTAACACCACCACCTTAAGTTGCCTTCCAACAACAAGTTAAATCTTCATTGCAAGCTGCTATAACTAGTTATATTGAACTAATGGTATAAAGATTTTTAGGCGGTTAGGgcatatacctaaactctttctAGATATGATTTGCATTTAATTATACAATAACAAATTAACTCATTTATTTTCTTTGAAGCTTATGCCAATGGAGAAAGAGAAGGGTTAATCTTGGAGAAACCTTTTACCATGGGAGAAAGCATAACAAAGGAAAAAGTCACTTCAATTTCTCCCTTTACTAATTTTCCTTTACTGCATGCTGACAATGAAATGGACTTAGTCTCAAAATTGAAGAACAATATTTCAAACATTGGCTTGGAGCAAATAATGAAGAGTTTAGGAGTTGAAAGGTATTTTCTGTTGTCATTACTCCTAAAAACTCGTAAATTTCTGACAATTTTTCTAGAGAGGTCCATCGGAAATATGAGATTTCCAACAAAATGTTCGTCAAAAAGACGCCAATTTTTGAGGGATTCCTCTCAAAAATTTCATCAGAAATTCACGTGATTTTAATAGTTGATTAATTACATAAGAAAACAGTTCACTATTAATTGATGCTTATTTAATTAAATAGGGCAAAGTTGTATGGATGGCAagatacatatgcattcacaaaGGCAATTGGTGAAATGATGATAAATAGCATGAGAGAGGAAATACCAATACTTATTCTTCGTCCCTCAATGATAACAAGTAGTTATAAAGAACCTTTTCCAGGATGGATACAAGGATTCAGGTGCCAATAACATATCAAAAAATATCTTCTTTGTTTGTAGAATTTTATTTTAACAAGGAATATTGTTTCTTACTTTATTGTTGTCTCTCTGTCTATCCCTCTTAGGGTAATCGACCCTTCAGTTTTTCTATATGGAAAAGGGGACCTCCCAGGATTCCTCGGTGATCCAGATACTCTTCTTGATGTGGTAAGTATACTTTTTTGTGGGGAATTTTCAAAAAGGTATAGCTTTTTAAATTATTTACGCCACGTATCCCaacatataatattatacaacgTTATATCTGGGGGAAGCATTATGCATAATATATCAACCTTATaaagtgtataatagtgtataaaggtatttatacaaaaatataggctaaATCGGGTGTTTATACTCAAACTATAGGCTACGTGACATAAATATTTTGAAAATTAGACATAGTGCGCAATTTTCCCTACTTTTTTCTTCTATTGCTTTTAGTTTTATAATTATATTGGGTTGAATTGTGTGATCATCTCATTTAAAACCTTAATATATTTGCAGAGAACTCACTTTTATTTACTGAAGTATATCTTTCAAGACGGCCCTTCACATGCGCCTATTCTTTTTCCATGAGTCAAACACGTGTCTCTTTAATAAGGGGAGGCGGTGAAACTTGAACTCTGGACCTCTGTCTACTATGATGCATATTGAAGTGTACGACCATCTCATTTAAAAGTTTGAGTTATTAGCTTAAAATacatttttatttacttaattatattttcaATACGACGTCCCTTTACATGGGGGACATATTCTTTTTTCATGGGCCAAACACGTGGAATTTCTCTTTAATAATGGGCTGCGATAAGACTCAAACTCAAGGTCTCTGCCTGCTGTTATACCATATTGAAGTGTGTGACTATTTCTTTCTAAACATAAGGTATTAGACGAGACATACTTTTATTAACTTAATTATATCTCTAAAAGTTAGGATCTAACAATAATATTAAGTTACTTTTTTGCATTATGTGACAACTTCTTCACTTTATTTAGGTTCCAGTTGATTTGGTTGTAAATGCAACAATTGCTGCTATTGCAAAGCATGGATATTTGCAA
The nucleotide sequence above comes from Lycium barbarum isolate Lr01 chromosome 3, ASM1917538v2, whole genome shotgun sequence. Encoded proteins:
- the LOC132633631 gene encoding fatty acyl-CoA reductase 2, chloroplastic-like, with amino-acid sequence MLLFKNIFPLNTREPTKLFSKNYISPGFDYKISTFLNEKRIAKICSSSFFSSPHEQHVSIKAVTNVATITMEDKKEIIAQKANNGIGILEFYEGKNILVTGATGFLAKALIEKMLRTISKINKIYILIRAKDKGAAFDRLTSEIIESKLFKCLEEMHGEYYKPFILSKIVPVIGNIYEPNLGMDIIDAQQIAEETDLIIDSAANTTFDERYDLALDANVNGPYQLMMFAKKCKKLKLLMHYSTAYANGEREGLILEKPFTMGESITKEKVTSISPFTNFPLLHADNEMDLVSKLKNNISNIGLEQIMKSLGVERAKLYGWQDTYAFTKAIGEMMINSMREEIPILILRPSMITSSYKEPFPGWIQGFRVIDPSVFLYGKGDLPGFLGDPDTLLDVVPVDLVVNATIAAIAKHGYLQTPELNVYHLASTFVNPFSLYQLFNSCYEYFNSFPFVNSKGDKIEVKEMKYFYNISDFSNYILEELSKQHRIQDLTEKELLKIQMRLKRKVQYLKHFMKLYEPYAFYRGWFHIGNMRNLMEEMSEEERRSFDTDASKINWRDYLTGIHIPGVRKNVLEGKRVPM